A single region of the Kineosporiaceae bacterium SCSIO 59966 genome encodes:
- a CDS encoding GNAT family N-acetyltransferase yields the protein MPRSTVEVGRAVPEDVDLLLTLVRQARDPDQQPSREDSAAYRSRMRSALSRPDVSVYLARCGGDPVGVVVLRLGETVPLTGQEAVHVDQLYVDPRWRRRGVARQLLAVAANAAEHFGAGDIVCSTPPGARDAQRFLARLGFTPLAVQRVVPLATLRRRLAGEGVGRRRTGAELVLARRRREAAQRPVTAAAG from the coding sequence ATGCCCCGCAGCACCGTGGAGGTCGGTCGAGCCGTCCCCGAGGACGTCGACCTGCTGCTCACCCTGGTCCGGCAGGCCCGGGACCCGGACCAGCAGCCATCGCGGGAGGACTCCGCGGCGTACCGGTCCCGGATGCGCTCGGCGCTGAGCCGGCCCGACGTCTCGGTGTACCTCGCCCGCTGCGGCGGCGACCCGGTGGGCGTCGTCGTGCTGCGGCTGGGGGAGACGGTTCCCCTCACCGGCCAGGAGGCCGTGCACGTCGACCAGCTCTACGTCGACCCGCGCTGGCGCCGGCGCGGGGTGGCCCGCCAGCTCCTCGCCGTCGCCGCGAACGCCGCCGAGCACTTCGGCGCCGGCGACATCGTCTGCTCGACCCCTCCCGGCGCCCGGGACGCCCAGCGCTTTCTCGCCCGGCTCGGGTTCACCCCGCTCGCCGTCCAGCGGGTGGTGCCGCTGGCGACGCTGCGCCGGCGCCTCGCCGGGGAGGGCGTCGGCCGCCGCCGCACGGGTGCTGAGCTCGTCCTGGCCCGTCGCCGACGGGAGGCCGCGCAGCGCCCGGTGACGGCCGCCGCCGGCTGA
- a CDS encoding hotdog fold thioesterase, with translation MSDTAGSAVGPLAQRLGIELVEATPERVRGTMPVSGNTQPYGLLHGGASVVLAETLGSVGAALTAGEGRVAVGVDINATHHRAVRDGVVTGTATRLSAGRTSACFEVVVTDEQDRRVCTSRITCALRDAPPV, from the coding sequence ATGAGCGACACAGCCGGGTCCGCGGTCGGACCCCTGGCCCAGCGCCTCGGCATCGAGCTGGTCGAGGCCACCCCCGAGCGGGTGCGGGGCACGATGCCGGTCTCCGGCAACACCCAGCCCTACGGCCTGCTGCACGGCGGCGCCTCCGTCGTGCTCGCCGAGACGCTGGGGTCCGTCGGCGCGGCGCTGACCGCCGGGGAGGGCCGGGTCGCGGTGGGCGTCGACATCAACGCCACCCACCACCGGGCCGTGCGAGACGGCGTGGTGACCGGGACGGCGACGCGGCTGTCGGCCGGCCGGACGAGCGCCTGCTTCGAGGTGGTCGTCACCGACGAGCAGGACCGGCGGGTCTGCACCAGCCGGATCACCTGCGCCCTGCGGGACGCCCCGCCCGTCTGA
- a CDS encoding DUF554 domain-containing protein: MIGLGTVINVAAVLVGSTLGLLLGHRLPQQTRDVVTDGLGLVTLLVAALNAAAVLDAGLAAQVGDSAPVLIVLGAVLIGGIVGSLVRVEDRLRALGAVLQRRFGGRPRAAGGHLPGDADTAERRERFVQGFLTASLLFVVGPLTILGSLSDGLGLGIDQLALKSVLDGFASVAFAASLGVGVMASALTVAVVQGGLTLVGFLLGDVLPDAHVSALTATGGLLLVGVAIRLLRLRDVPVGDLLPALLVAPLLVEVVARAG; encoded by the coding sequence GTGATCGGGCTCGGCACCGTGATCAACGTGGCGGCCGTGCTCGTCGGGTCCACCCTCGGCCTGCTCCTCGGCCACCGGCTGCCGCAGCAGACCCGGGACGTCGTCACCGACGGCCTCGGCCTGGTCACGCTGCTCGTCGCCGCGCTGAACGCGGCCGCGGTCCTGGACGCCGGGCTCGCCGCCCAGGTCGGCGACTCCGCCCCTGTGCTCATCGTGCTCGGGGCTGTCCTCATCGGCGGCATCGTCGGCTCGCTGGTCCGCGTCGAGGACCGGTTGCGGGCACTTGGGGCCGTTCTGCAGCGCCGGTTCGGGGGTCGGCCCCGCGCGGCCGGCGGCCACCTCCCCGGCGACGCCGACACCGCCGAGCGCCGGGAGCGGTTCGTCCAGGGCTTCCTCACCGCGTCGCTGCTGTTCGTCGTCGGTCCGCTGACCATCCTCGGCTCGCTGTCCGACGGCCTCGGGCTCGGGATCGACCAGCTGGCGCTGAAGTCCGTCCTCGACGGCTTCGCCTCGGTGGCGTTCGCGGCGTCCCTCGGCGTCGGGGTGATGGCCTCGGCGCTCACCGTCGCCGTCGTCCAGGGCGGGCTGACCCTCGTCGGCTTCCTGCTCGGCGACGTCCTGCCGGACGCGCACGTCTCGGCCCTCACCGCGACGGGGGGCCTGCTGCTGGTCGGCGTCGCGATCCGGCTGCTGCGACTGCGTGACGTGCCGGTCGGCGACCTGCTGCCGGCGCTGCTCGTCGCCCCGCTGCTCGTCGAGGTCGTCGCCCGAGCGGGGTGA